catttcgaaaaaattaacaattttttttacaatgaGTTGCTAACAAAAGCAGAAACTAAGGTAATTGGTTccatggcaaaaaaaaaatacatacagTATATGCAAACAACAATCGGTAACACTTGAAGTTTAGCTTGTAAGCATGTTTGGTATGCAACTTGCAAAATGGTTTcacaaatctgaaaaaaaaaggtgaagCAGTTGTACTTGATCATAATTGAATGTAGACAGTAGAAAAACAATGAAAGGATAATAAGATATAGGTGTCGTTCACTGTTGCCTAGACATCAAAACAATACATAGTTGTCAGTGTCACTAATTTAATACCATAAGCACCACACCACCAACTTGACAGTTCCTCATGCCACCTACTACTAGCAAAACGAATTTTCTAAATCATACTATGGTGGTTTTAACCCTTCTTGTTTAATTTATTCTGCAGTTTGATGACATATAAAACTGTGCTTCTAAAAGGTTTTCACTTTTTTccaaaaaattgtaattttagtaataaaaaaatatggtgGACATATAGTAGATTGAGAGACTTCAAGCCGTAGAGATGACAAGCAAACTGAATAACCATAGGATAAGGGATCTTTGTATCCTCAACAACATTTCTAACATCCATTTCGTTTGACTCTCTTTTATGCTACTTTTCTCTTTTCTGGAATCAGTAACTCTTTACAAAAAAACGACTGATATAAAAAACGTTAGAatatataagagaaaaaaatgatagaaatatAAGATGACGGTAACTTGTACAACTATTAGCTAAAAATGGTCTGGAGAATTGCATTCTGCAAAAATGATTGAACTTTTAATGTAGGAGAATGTTCCAAATGCATGAAAAGCTCTCGTGACCCAATGATGCAGCTGCAATCCAATTTTGATAAATAGAAATTTTGTACtattatcaaaatattcacTTTGGTtctgaaaaaaattgtttgtaacTTTCTGcaactttttccttttttttttttcttttctctttcggTTTAATCTAAAGCCTACCTATATATACACGTAGATATTACGATTTaacattattaaattataacCAGCAGTGGTAGTCCAGTCGCGCTTGAGAGAATAAACCCAATACGGCGAACCCTGGTGCGAACCCCGCTAGCCACACGGATATGAGTTATTGTTTTCGATTCATTTGAATGTCCAGGAGAAGGTCTATCCATGGACTGTACTTCTATCTGGGGTTAGGtttgtgtctttaatagatccgagtttaatcattttcttttaaaaaaaaaaacattattaaattaTCGTTGAAAAAGGTTATATCACTCCTCCATAAATTTTACCATccgatttttttctttaattaaagTCATTACTactaaacaaattttattacttGAAACGTGAATGTTTTTTCTTAGACATaaatataagtattttatagtTCCTTGTCATAACGCTTTTTCCTCTCtttcctccccccccccccccgcggGTCACTCCTCcgtttatttctattttaatttttcctcATCCGGTCAATTCTCTGGTCGTCGTTTCTACACTTTGCccctttctctcttcttcactCCACCGTCTTCCCTCGATTACCTCTGATCTAATTGAATCCTCCCTCACCGCAAAGGACAAACCTTTTCGAAACGAACAGATCTTATCTCTGCAGATTGATTTTCCGATGGGTTGGAGATACAAAGCTGGTCTCTTTTTGATTGGTACCGTTGTTGTCATATGGGTCACCTCTGCTGAAGTTACTCAGGTACATCCATTGACTCTCGAAGTTTGATTCTTTTGAGGCTGCGGATGCTTGATCTGTTCCATTAGGCTTAGATCTCtgaaattttggattttttttgaatttttttcatcaGGATATATTTACAGCATATAAGCAGCCATTTGCAGTCACGTACCTTGGAGCTTCTCTTATGATTGTTTACCTTCCCGTTGCCTTCCTCAAAGACTGGCTTTGTCGGTACCTAGATCGAAGACGCTCTTCCAGAGCCAATGATGCGTCGTCCTCTGTTGTTGATGTCGGTTCTCCTCTGAGGCATAAAGTTATTGAGATGGGACTTCAAGGGACTATCACTAAGAAAGACAGCGAGGAAGATGTGAGACCGTTGATTGGTAGAGGGAAAGAAGAAACACAGAGACATGGGAAAGAGATCATCGCCACAAAGCAGATTGTGTTGTATGGTCTTTACCTCGCGCCGATTTGGTTTGTCACAGAGGTACGTTTTGTTTTATTACACGGTTTTTGTATTAACCCCCTTTGGTGAAATGATTATTTGTTTGCTGCAGTATCTGTCTAATGCTGCTCTTGCGCGTACAAGCGTGGCGAGCACTACTGTTTTGTCTTCGACCTCAGGACTGTTTACTCTTTTCATTGGTGCATTGTTGGGACAAGATACTCTGAACCTGTCGAAAGTAGTTGCTGTGTTTGTGAGTATGGCTGGTGTGGTCATGACAACCTTGGGGAAAACTTGGGCTGCTGATGACTCCCAACTAAACTCTTCACTGTAAGTTTTTTCTATGTTACTCATCTTAACCTGTTTCACCATTCATAGTTTCCGACATTTATGTCTTTATAACTCTGAAAGCTAAACCTGAACTGCTTTCTTAATTGATAGTTGACCTTTTTGTATCATCTAGAAAATTCAATGTGTAATAAAGTAATCTTGATTTTTGGAACGGTCTCATTCTCATAAAATTGGTGATTACATAAAAGTTTGACAGTTTCATCAACCATATTCTTTTAACGTACAGTTGATATTTGTGTTTAGCAACGGGCAACGGTCCCTTGTTGGAGATCTCTTTGGGCTTCTCTCTGCTGTCTCCTATGGACTATTTACAGGTTAGATGATTATTCCTTTAAAAATTTGATCCTTAAATGATTTGTAGATTTTGTGTGTTGTGGAGGATAGATATCCTGTGGCATGTACTGTATCCTTCTGTTATTGATATCACAGTGCTTCTAAAGAAGTTTGctggtgaagaaggagaaggtgTTGATGTGCAAAAGCTGTTTGGATACATAGGGTTGTTTACACTTGTTGCTCTCTGGTGGCTTGGTATAACAATATATCTTCCttataattcaattttttacaaatatttcatCCATTTACTTAGGAAACAAGGAAGTGTCTCGTTTATTCAACTGTTTGTGTGGGTTTTTTGGGCTTCAGTGTGGCCATTAACAGCATTAGGGATCGAACCAAAATTTACCATACCACACTCTGCCAAGCTCGATGAAGTTGTTTTGGCTAACGGGTTCGTTGGAAGTGTCCTCTCTGACTACTTTTGGTATGTTTCAATGACTTCTAGGTGTCCGCTTTTATCAGATAAACTTACAAGTCTTTAGAATCCTCCTAGAAAGAGGTGTGTATGGTTAGAAACTGacttggctttttttttttcctcgtaATTTAGGGCACTTTCTGTGGTGTGGACGACTCCGCTAGTAGCGACACTGGGCATGTCTCTGACGATTCCACTGGCGATGGTTGCTGACATGATGATTCATGGTCGTCATTATTCTGCCATCTACATTCTTGGCTCTACTCAGGTAACTAAAATATTGCACTCTATTACAAACAATAGAGGATGAAGAGTTTCTTGCTGCTCAAGAATTTGAGTTTCTTTTTGCAGGTGTTTGCTGGATTTGTAATAGCCAATATATCGGACTTGTTCTCCAAGAAGCTTGGTTTGTGACAGTTGGCGTCAAAGCTTTGTCAATGATTCTTTTTTTGTGGGTAGAAATTGTATCCTCTGGATTCATGGTTGGAATGATAAGGGGGTTCCCCTGTTTAATTGAATgaaagaaagaatgaatgtgaTTACCAGTGAGTTTTTATTACAGTAGATAAATGTTGTGGCACCATTGATTGCTGCAGCAGAGCATAAGACGAGGTGTGAATACTTAAGTCTCTCACAGAACATAAAACTTTTCTCAGGGTTAACTGAAGATTGCTTAGGCTTGGCGATAATAGGAAGCAAACCATTTTGTATATGTTCCAGCTTGCTAACCGATGTAAATTCATTCATGCCGCAGACAAGTGTGTTCCATGGCTTGATCAAAATGCGTAGCTGGTCATTGTTTATCGTTGAAACGTATGCAATCTCTTGGCCAACGTAAATGCTCTCGTCAAAatacagaacaaaacaaaaactttccGTTCAATACGACATCGTTTGATTATTACAACGAACACTCTTTAGTACTCTCTCGGTATCACTCTAAGTGGTGtttagagataaaaaaaaaattgtttcaaaataattaatgttcTCGATATTCTATGTAGAATTTAATATCTATTTGAATTTTATGACCAATTACAAACCATGTGCAAAAATCTTAAAAACCACTTAAAAGTGATACAGAGGggagtatgtttttttaattaattttctggaaactatttttttgctgGAGGGATTCACTCCTCCTTCCTACAGAGAGTCATGCCGGGTCGTGTCGTTTTTTCTTGCCTTCAAAGACTTCAAAACCCACCACCGTTCAACATCGACAGAAGATATGGAGATTTTCATCAAAGAAGAAGGGAACAAGCTGCTCCAGAAACACGACAACGAAGGAGCGATGTTTTCATCACGACAAATCCTTAAAAGCTTTTGCCTAAGGACCATATCGATGATGTAGTTTATCTGAGAACCAGCATGGCTTCTTGTTATATGCGAACGGGATTAGGTGAGTACCCGGACGCTATTAGAGAATGTAATTCGGCCGCTCTTGAGGCTTGCTTCTCCTAGGTACAGTAAGGCGCTAATGAGACGCTCTCGTTGTTTACGGGGCTTTGAACAAGTTGAATTACTCGTTTAGGGATGCTAGGTAGGTTTGTACTGAATATGAAGCCGGAGAACGTGTCGGCCACTAAAGTCTTTGATAGGGGTATCGATCTGTTAAATGATGAATTATGTAAGTTCAGAGGATTTTCGGAAGAGCATAGAAGTTTGTGGAGATTTAGCATGGGAGGAGTTATAATAGAATAGTTGAGGGGGACTAAGGGCATCGGTATTGGTGGGAGTCAACCCTCTAGCCCTTAgcattttttattaagtttatatgtTAAGGGACTTAAGCTAAGaacattaaaaaatttggtagattattagTGGGATTTTTCTGGTCtcttaagttattatttaattaatttattattttaataatgaataacatataaaaagaagttttaaataaaatatataaaagaaaagtttaatattaaaattgaaatcttaagaaaattattaagttgAAAAAAGAAATACCAAacatcataataaaaaaaaacacacacaaacattTATTCCAATACAAATAGgaacttataaattatatgttatgtgtaagatgtccaaatttagcccaaatattttcaatcaaatcattttttaaatgttcATGGACTTGTCTATTCCGAACGCTCGTTCGACGATTAATTGTACTCACGATAGGTGAAGGCATATTGACGGAAAATGTATCcacatcttctctttcttcaaaTTCATGAACGTTGTCCTCAGTTCTTGATGATCGTTCatcttcgacaatcatattatggagtatgatatatgctctcataatatttcatattttttctttatcccAAATATTAGATGGATTTCTAACAACGGCAAACCTAGCTTGTAGGACTCCGAaggcacgctcgacatcttttcgcaCAGCTTCTTGGGTTTGAGCAAATAATGAATGCTTCTGACCTTGTGGTAGTCagatagattgaataaaagtagtccatttcggataaataccatctgtGAGATATTATGCCAAATGGTATGGATTACCATTAACATAGAAGTTAACTTGTGGCGCTATTCCGTTAATGATGTCATCAAAAACGGGTGATCGATCgagaatattaagatcgttcatagtacctAGAGCTCCAAAAAACGCGTGTCATATCCAGAGGTCATATGAAGCTACCGCCTCCAAGACAATCGTTAGTTTTCCGGttcctcgtgaatacattcATTTCCAAGCCGTggggcaattcttccactcccaatgcatacagtcgatgcttccaatcATCCCTGGAAACCCACGTTGTTCTCCAATATATAGTAGTCTTTGCAGATCCTCCGGTGTGGGACGTCTTAGGTATTCATCGCCAAACAAGTGGATTATTCCCGCGGTAAAATTGTGCAAACTTCTTCGAGCTGTTGTTTCACCAATTCGGACATATTCGTCAACTGTGTCAGACccaccaccatacgccaattgACGAATTGCTGCGGTACATTTTTGGAGCGGAGTTAGACTCGACCGTCCGGTTGAGAGACGATGCACAATACGCAAGAATAATGccttgttcattcgaaaccgtCGCCGGAATACATTGTGCGGGTATGTTGGAGCTTCgctaaaataatcattccagAGCTTATGATGGCCTTCCTCCCGGTGTCTCTCGAtaaaaaaacgtgtttttcgcTCTTTTGATTTTGGATTGAAATCAAATTCTTCAAATAAATCTTCAAATACGTCGTctaattcatcatcatcatctttgtggTAATGATAATGGGAAGAAGAAGCCATAGACAATTTttacaacagaaaaaaaatgtttagaaatttagagAAGATGAGATTTTCCACATTTGTAATGAGAGAAGAAGTCTCAATACTTATATGATAAAGAAGAAGTCTCTATGAACCCTCCCGTGAATGAATATTGATATAAACTCTTTAGTACATCTTGTGACTTATTGGTAGAAAGCAAAATAAACATGTGGCTTTGGATCATGTGTCTTATTGGTACAAAGAAACCCAACTTGTGACTTATGGTTATAAATGAAATAAACATGTTTATAAACAATCTAACTTATGACTTATGTTACAGATAAGAAACTTGAGATCATGTGACTTATGGTCAGCCATTCTATTTTGTTGCGAGCACAAATAAAAGAGTACAAAACCATATCGGTTACATCCgagaaaatacaaaacaaaaccatgTCGGTTACATCCGAGAAAATACATCAATTACATAGTTAAAATCATCCAAACGTAACCACCAAGCCTATtacaacaacaagaacaacTATGCCTATTACAAAGCACTCAAACCCATAACTAAAAGAAGATTTCTCCTTAGCCATATCACCCACAATCTTCTCTAGGTTTCGTATCTTCTGCTCTGTGTCATAGTCAGTCAAAAGGGTTAGGCTTTCTACCTTTTCACCCAGCTGAAGCACGTGTATATCTCTggctctcatctcctccatcaGCGCCTCATCCCACCATTTGTAGACATAGCATTTGCCGTCGTCTTTCTTCGCACAAGTGTAATATCTTCTCCCTGTTTCACATACGAAAAACTAGCTAAGCATATACACAAAGTAGCACATAAGCAAGTCAGTAACTAACTAGCACATACCTTGATCTTGCCTAGTGTTAGACGTTGCAAGCAGTGGCTAGCACCACAATAGCAAACCTGCGGGAAACCAAACTCAACGCCCGGTTGCGGAGAGTAGTGAACTACGTTCCAAGCGTAACTCAGCTTGGTCACGTCGTATGAGATCATCCGTCTCGCTGTAGTCACTGCCGTCATTGTTCCCAAATACATCCTCGTCATCTGATGGCTGCGTATAGCTGTAATGTCCCATTTTTACTTAACATGCATACATTGTCGAAATTTAAATTAGATACACATAGAGCTATAAAGTTAGAAACAAAGAGATATACACAAACATAGAGCAAACacattaaaagaaaatgattcATTTATAAGAACCCATTTAAGGAAACCAGAACTACATAGAGCAAACACCAAACAAGAACATAGAGCATACAGAAAATTAAAGACATAAAGATACATcttcttcttaatttttttcagAATAACTCGGCTAGGAGCTTATTCTTCACAACTTCTTCCGCCTCACTCAATGGTTGAGTCTTGCCAAGGAGAGTGTCTAGTATTGCTAGCCTCGACAGTCTCTCTTTCCTCACCAAATCGTCCTTCTTCATTTCCCAAACGGCCGCAATCTCAGCCACGGACTTCCCTTTACCCGTATTTCTTTTTGCCTTAGCAGCCTTGACACCTTCGGGTCTGCTCTCAACATCAACGAAGCCTTCGTTGGTAGAAGTTTGGGAATTTATCTCCACATTCTTCCTCTTCGAAACGCCACCCGCCGTGGGTGTGGTAAGGCTGAGCCACTTCTGTTCATACCTCAACACACACCAAGCATGTTCAAGTGTGAACTTGTGCTCTTGATCAGAGAAGAAACTGTCATGCGCCTTCTTCAGAACGTCAGTGTCAGTCTCAACACTTCTCATTTGTCGCTCTGCTGCCGAGTATGCGGCACAGAACTTGTTAACATCTTCATTGATTCTGTGCCACCTCTTCTTGCAACAACCGTGTTCTCTCACACCATCCTCTCTTCCATGAGGACTTGATGCATAATAAGCAGCAACCCGTTTCCAGAAGGCCCTCGACCTCTGCTCATTTGCAACAATAGCATCCTTGGAAGTGTTAAGCCACGCACTGATCAGCACCTCATCATCTGCTGGATTCCATTTGCGTCTTACAACACGGGCTGCTGGTGTCTTTACTGGTGTCTCTACTGGTGCGTCTTGAGATTGTTGTGAACTGAAAGTTGGAAAAGTTTGTGATTCTCCAAAGTTAACACTAGAATGAAAACTTTcgtaaggaaagttttcatggAAAACGCTACCTTGTTGACTGTGAAGCAGTCTTACGTAGCTAGAGGATTGGCTACGAAGATTGCTTGGATCCATAACAGTAAGAAAATATAAGAGATTTCTTTGAGAAAGACTAATGAGATGATAGAAAAGagaaaagataagagatttaaaTAGGAGGAAGTGAAGAATACAAAGTACATCACCGCCTTAATGGCAAATTCCGAACAAGAAATGTCAAATCCCAACTTATTACACAACTAAAAAGCtatcaattttctttttaaacatatgtggcttaaaaatatatctaacaTTTAATATAAACATTAATCTATAAACTACGAACTATGGAAAATGCAAAGTCTCATGAAGAAAGCTAATCAAGACAAATGACATgagatatttaaatctatacGAATCAAACTCTAAACTATTAGTCTATACGAATCAAATCTATACAAATGACATGAGCTTATTTTCACAGATTGGAATTTGCAGACATATCAAACTCTAAACCAGTTAAACAAATGATCTCGAACCATAGAAATCTATACGAAACAATCATACAGTTGTTCAAATCTATACTAAACAATCAAACTTAGAAATTTGAACCGAACAAGGATGTTTTTTTACCAACTAAACAATCATACAATCAAAACGAAACAATCACACAAGCTACaacgaaacaatcatacaattGAACCATAGAAAGCTTTTGAAATCTATACGAACTATCATAAATTGCCGAACCCTAGAATCTATACAATTGTTCTCAAACCAATGAATCTATATCTTTTTGCCATCGAATCTATCAAACAACATCGGATAAATACCATTTTATTTGTTGAATTTCgacaaaaccctaaaaaaaaatttgaaatcagaTCGGACTTGAAAAACAAACcttgttttttattcttttcttgtTGGAGAGGATTGGTTCTCGTCGTATTGGAACGGAAGCGAACCTATGTGGATTGAGCTTTGGAGGAGGATCGGGGGATCAAACGACGCTGGAAGCTGCGACCTCGCCAAGGGAGATAAAGAGATCTCCCACTCCAGTGAAAGAGAGAAGACGCAGGGTTGGCTTTCGATTTGAAGAGATGGATTTGGAGATCAAGGCTTCGCCATCGCCTTCGCCATCGCCATCgagcttttgattttttttttttgatttcgATTTCGGAATTCTCGAGGAGAACAACAGCCGAACAACACCGATTCCATCGCCCACTCCCGTGCTGCCACGTCGCCTACGGGACGAGCCTGAACAGCCCTTACTAAAGGTCCGTCCCACtctcttttaatttctttttcatttattatcgAACTATTTAAAACTATCGGACGGGCATAGGCCCCGATACCGATGCTCTAAAGAATGTCACCTCTTCTTTAATCAACCATGACTACTGACCCCtcgttcttttcttcttttttggtcaactgtaattaatatttttttaactatactTTCTTAGTTGTTTCTCTTCATATTTTTGTCAAACATGCTTTcgcatttattttttaactaaaacgTATGTAGTTtctgatttattatttttagtatacctgtcataaaacatttaatttgaGGCACTGAAACATATATTAAGAGTTTAGAAGATAATTTAACttcgattaaaaaaaaaagaagaagataatttaACTTCGTATTCTTTGGTATCTCTCGACAATAATAACTTTGATCGAGACAAATTAGGTGATAACAAGTTGGCATCTGTTTTCTTTATATCCATGGACACGCCGACAAACCACCAATAACACTATACTTACCTCAcaagtttaaattttgaaaattttaaattagtagAATAATGATGGCTCGTGAGCTGGATAGGTCTCTCTCGTCTTGGGTTAGTTGAGCGGAAACTAGGGCTTTAATTTCAACTAGTATAAATAACATATGGTTGTTAACGAAATAAAAAGGAGAAGTTtgaattttgaaacataaaaagtCAACTAGCTGTTCTACTTTTTCCTCTTGACTACAACGAATCGATACGATAGTGAGAgaacaaaaagttaaaagaaCCTAATTAGTAATTTCCACCACCTTCTTAATAAAAACCAAGAAGTAATGAGTGTTTTACACCCAAAAAGGAACgaaacaaaacacaaagaaTGATGTGAGGAGACATTACACCTCTTATTACATTCACTTTTGTTTGTGCACAAAGTCTATGGCTCCCTTCTTGATTGTGATAAGCTTGAGATCTAAAAAATCTTTAGATAGGCTGCCACTTAGCTACTTCCATGCAATATCTCATCCTCGGATGGTGCCATGTTCAAATCAGGGAGGAAGAAGCTAGCAGTTTTGTTGCCCTCTACTCTGCAACATTTTGATTCGCGTTGTGAATTATGAATCAAATTAACCGGAGTCTCGTTCTTGACACGGCCTGAGTTCAAGTCACGCTGAAACAAGGAAACAAAAGAGTAGATTTTGATTCAGACAAAGACCAGCAGCAAATAAAGACTCCGAAAAatgagaagacaaaaaaaagaggGTAGGAAAAAATCAAAATGCTCAAAAAATTTACCTTAATTCTCTTCAACGTTTGGTTCCTTACGTTTTGTTCATCTAACGTTGCTCGGAGACTCGCAATCTCCTGTGGAAGCGACCATATTAGTTAGAATACGATTGGAGATAAAAGTGAGATAACAATTGTAATAAAACTCTCTTTTTTACCTTTTGAAGGTCGAGTCTTTCCATCAACTTCAAGTTCTCTTCGTATTTAAGCTCCGAAAATGACTTTaactaaacaaaacaaagtCTCAgctcagtttaaaaaaaattgatttcattTAGGATTTTCGTGGAAGAGAGTTTTGTATATTAGTACCTTCTTTCTCTTCAGTCTCTTGGAGAAGGAACTTGTGATTACGTTTGTTGGAAAAgcctgaaaaataaataaaaacaaaaaacaaaaaaaaaactcatttcatTAGCTCCAAATCCAACAAAGTAAGTAAAATGTATTGCTGCCTCAGTAATTTAAGATGCCAAATCCGggaatttgaaaatatattactaAAGAATACAAATTAAATGCTGAAGACTAAACGACAACTGTTATAGATCCTTTACCGTATGATAATCAAACCAGATCTTAATTTTAAGATACCAGTAGTAAAGTTTCTTTTaccacaaaatattttttttataagtcagaaagagaaaaaaaaacaaaaaaaaactattcttttagaaacaaaaatacatatGCGAATGCCACATCATGAAAATCCCGTGTCCATCACTCTTAAAGACCACGTGATCCCACTCTCTCCGACAAGATTTTACTACTACCTTTCACCCAAAACGATACCGTTTCGGTGCCTCAAAACGTACAGTGATCGCGCACGTTTTGACCAATTAGCTGTACTACTACTACCCACCACCCCATAATCTAAAGAACCTTTAAAATTACTCCTCTCGagacaaatcaaattttgacCAACTACGAGACGCTCACTGAGAAAGTAAGGTTAACCGAGAAGATTAACTGGTTAACCTCCAGGTTTTGTGAAAGATAT
The window above is part of the Brassica napus cultivar Da-Ae chromosome C3, Da-Ae, whole genome shotgun sequence genome. Proteins encoded here:
- the LOC106390011 gene encoding uncharacterized vacuolar membrane protein YML018C, translating into MGWRYKAGLFLIGTVVVIWVTSAEVTQDIFTAYKQPFAVTYLGASLMIVYLPVAFLKDWLCRYLDRRRSSRANDASSSVVDVGSPLRHKVIEMGLQGTITKKDSEEDVRPLIGRGKEETQRHGKEIIATKQIVLYGLYLAPIWFVTEYLSNAALARTSVASTTVLSSTSGLFTLFIGALLGQDTLNLSKVVAVFVSMAGVVMTTLGKTWAADDSQLNSSLNGQRSLVGDLFGLLSAVSYGLFTVLLKKFAGEEGEGVDVQKLFGYIGLFTLVALWWLVWPLTALGIEPKFTIPHSAKLDEVVLANGFVGSVLSDYFWALSVVWTTPLVATLGMSLTIPLAMVADMMIHGRHYSAIYILGSTQVFAGFVIANISDLFSKKLGL
- the LOC106412926 gene encoding glutathione S-transferase T3-like — its product is MDPSNLRSQSSSYVRLLHSQQGSVFHENFPYESFHSSVNFGESQTFPTFSSQQSQDAPVETPVKTPAARVVRRKWNPADDEVLISAWLNTSKDAIVANEQRSRAFWKRVAAYYASSPHGREDGVREHGCCKKRWHRINEDVNKFCAAYSAAERQMRSVETDTDVLKKAHDSFFSDQEHKFTLEHAWCVLRYEQKWLSLTTPTAGGVSKRKNVEINSQTSTNEGFVDVESRPEGVKAAKAKRNTGKGKSVAEIAAVWEMKKDDLVRKERLSRLAILDTLLGKTQPLSEAEEVVKNKLLAELF
- the LOC106390012 gene encoding uncharacterized protein LOC106390012, which translates into the protein MKKVTTATTKRAAKDQWVAAAMTDDQMVVELLIRLKHAGTTVSENPWTNLPPLQWGTRRRRSRPSRFGGGVLVTLKKDVDSARGSPKTPLSWSGGASASPSADGLEDISRQASCSTSTVFGSKAFPTNVITSSFSKRLKRKKLKSFSELKYEENLKLMERLDLQKEIASLRATLDEQNVRNQTLKRIKRDLNSGRVKNETPVNLIHNSQRESKCCRVEGNKTASFFLPDLNMAPSEDEILHGSS